The Roseococcus microcysteis genome contains a region encoding:
- a CDS encoding YhdP family protein, with product MEVRVSGARLTDAEGVVAGALPDAAVTFALAPLLRGTLAPATVDLFAPVLSLRREADGTVGLDLTPQPGAEPAPADGTPSALPQLLADLMRPPEERAAHTLLRRVRILGGRISLRDAALGATFHLREIHLTLLRGGEGGLEADGEAMLETIGADGIAKRLPVHVSAQAEGEPTQVHLRLDLPVLRPPELAAVLPFLAPLTMLDAPVAVQASLSMDGEGQVHGLGLALQAAEGGRLRPAPGLELPFDALEAEALATPDSLILERAMLRLPGTAGQPIEASAELQRRPPGWGGRARLNLGELDITTIPRLWPAELAPEAREATRLALQRGVLREAALLLDVTTAPDLTRWAVVGGRADLVLAEAEVTPPGMGALQVAEAAVSASLGPGAVTLEALHLDLAAPETGGAATRLAATGAARFAEGRWASEVSLSLNDARFAELPRLWPEGVVRGARDWITTNITAGTLTEGRWRIGVSANEALGEARLEALEGEASVEGATVHYLRPMPPVAGVTGRARFARDGVVVETRGGALAAEAGGIQAGESTLRFAFAPPGQPDTAEMSFNLSGPLTGLVTVLRHPRLALFDRRPFPIDVRGGQFNGRLQLDFPLLADLRTEQMQLRAEARLTQGRVASLLLGRDLEGATAELTTDMQGLRGSGTGTLAGIALRFGVELDYRAGPATQVVSRETLTARPTAAQLAALGLDAGALLRGPVAIEARGERRRNGQASYALTGNLRDAVLAFPPLGWEKPEGSPGQAEATLRLNNDQLTSIEGIRIEALELALRARAVARANRIERVELQETVFGASRLVGDARAGARPNEPWSITLRGPLLDLRPVLGPSTPSSERPAPTEGQQPPLNLDLRFDQVLVGPQREIFAVQATGRMDTAGVLRQATLRGRTARGGGAFEAALTPGRGNVRQVRAVAEDGGAVLRALGITTSIRGGRLALTGQYTETRPGAPLSGTAELDNFVVRDAPALGKLLQAMTLFGVLEAMQGGNGLVFTRAVVPFVLEPDVLRVNEARAFSASLGLTAQGRLLRERAVLDMEGTIVPAYVFNTLLGNLPLVGRLFSPERGGGVFAATFRAQGPPEDPTITVNPLAALTPGFLRGLFDLGGEPEAPTRR from the coding sequence GTGGAGGTGCGCGTCTCCGGCGCCCGGTTGACCGATGCGGAGGGCGTGGTGGCCGGCGCCCTGCCCGATGCCGCCGTCACCTTCGCCCTGGCGCCTCTTTTGCGCGGAACCCTCGCCCCCGCGACGGTGGACCTCTTCGCCCCCGTCCTCAGCCTGCGGCGGGAGGCGGATGGCACGGTGGGCCTCGACCTGACGCCCCAGCCAGGCGCGGAGCCGGCGCCGGCGGACGGCACGCCCTCCGCCCTGCCCCAGCTCCTGGCCGACCTGATGCGCCCGCCGGAGGAACGCGCCGCCCACACCCTGCTGCGCCGCGTCCGCATCCTGGGCGGGCGCATCAGCCTGCGTGACGCGGCACTCGGCGCCACTTTCCATTTGCGCGAGATCCACCTGACCCTGCTGCGCGGCGGTGAGGGCGGGCTGGAGGCCGATGGCGAGGCCATGCTGGAGACGATCGGCGCCGATGGCATCGCCAAGCGCCTACCCGTCCATGTCTCCGCCCAGGCCGAGGGCGAGCCCACCCAGGTGCATCTGCGCCTCGACCTGCCGGTGCTGCGCCCGCCGGAGTTGGCCGCGGTTCTGCCCTTCCTCGCGCCGCTTACCATGCTGGACGCGCCGGTCGCGGTGCAGGCCAGCCTGAGCATGGATGGCGAGGGCCAGGTGCACGGGCTGGGCCTTGCGCTGCAAGCCGCCGAGGGCGGGAGGCTGCGCCCCGCGCCCGGCCTCGAACTCCCCTTCGATGCGCTGGAAGCGGAGGCATTGGCCACGCCGGACAGCCTCATTCTTGAACGCGCCATGCTGCGCCTGCCCGGCACCGCGGGCCAGCCCATCGAGGCCAGCGCGGAACTCCAGCGCAGGCCGCCGGGCTGGGGCGGACGGGCACGGCTGAACCTGGGCGAGCTGGACATCACCACCATCCCGCGCCTCTGGCCCGCCGAGCTCGCGCCCGAGGCGCGGGAGGCCACGCGGCTGGCGCTGCAGCGGGGCGTGCTGCGCGAGGCGGCGCTGCTTCTGGACGTGACCACCGCGCCCGACCTGACGCGCTGGGCCGTGGTGGGCGGCCGCGCGGACCTGGTGCTGGCGGAGGCCGAGGTGACGCCTCCGGGCATGGGCGCCCTCCAGGTCGCGGAGGCGGCGGTCAGCGCCTCGCTCGGCCCCGGCGCGGTGACGCTGGAGGCCTTGCACCTTGATCTGGCCGCCCCCGAGACAGGGGGCGCGGCCACGCGGCTGGCCGCCACGGGTGCGGCGCGCTTCGCCGAGGGGCGCTGGGCCAGCGAGGTCTCGCTCAGCCTGAACGACGCCCGCTTCGCGGAACTGCCCCGGCTCTGGCCCGAGGGCGTGGTCCGGGGCGCGCGGGACTGGATCACCACCAACATCACCGCCGGCACCCTGACCGAAGGGCGGTGGCGCATCGGCGTCTCGGCCAATGAAGCCCTGGGCGAGGCGCGGCTGGAGGCGCTGGAGGGCGAGGCAAGCGTGGAAGGCGCCACCGTCCACTACCTGCGCCCCATGCCCCCCGTCGCCGGCGTGACCGGCCGCGCCCGCTTCGCGCGGGATGGCGTGGTGGTGGAGACGCGCGGCGGCGCGCTGGCGGCCGAGGCCGGCGGCATCCAGGCGGGCGAGTCCACGCTGCGCTTCGCCTTCGCGCCGCCGGGCCAGCCGGACACGGCCGAGATGTCCTTCAACCTGTCCGGCCCCCTGACGGGGCTGGTGACGGTGCTGCGCCACCCGCGCCTTGCGCTGTTCGACCGCCGGCCCTTTCCGATCGACGTGCGGGGAGGACAGTTCAACGGGCGGCTGCAACTGGACTTCCCCCTGCTGGCGGACCTCCGCACCGAGCAGATGCAGCTGCGCGCCGAGGCGCGCCTGACCCAGGGGCGCGTCGCCTCCCTGCTGCTGGGGCGCGACCTGGAGGGGGCCACGGCGGAACTCACCACTGACATGCAGGGGCTGCGCGGCAGCGGCACCGGCACGCTGGCCGGCATCGCGCTGCGCTTCGGCGTGGAGCTGGACTACCGCGCCGGGCCGGCCACGCAGGTCGTCTCGCGCGAAACGCTGACGGCGCGACCCACGGCGGCGCAGCTGGCGGCACTCGGCCTCGATGCCGGGGCGCTGCTGCGCGGGCCCGTGGCCATCGAGGCGCGGGGCGAACGCCGGCGCAACGGCCAGGCCAGCTACGCGCTGACGGGCAATCTGCGCGATGCGGTGCTGGCCTTCCCGCCGCTGGGCTGGGAGAAGCCCGAGGGGAGCCCCGGCCAGGCCGAGGCGACGCTGCGCCTCAACAATGACCAGCTCACCAGCATCGAGGGCATCCGGATCGAGGCGCTGGAACTCGCGCTGCGCGCCCGCGCCGTGGCCCGCGCCAACCGTATCGAGCGGGTGGAGTTGCAGGAGACGGTGTTCGGCGCCTCGCGCCTGGTGGGCGATGCGCGGGCCGGCGCACGACCGAACGAACCCTGGAGCATCACGCTGCGTGGCCCCCTGCTCGACCTGCGGCCGGTGCTGGGGCCCAGCACGCCTTCCAGCGAGCGTCCCGCCCCCACCGAGGGCCAACAGCCGCCGCTGAACCTGGATTTGCGCTTCGACCAGGTGCTGGTCGGCCCCCAGCGCGAAATCTTCGCCGTGCAGGCCACGGGCCGGATGGATACGGCCGGCGTGCTGCGCCAGGCCACGCTGCGCGGCCGCACCGCGCGCGGCGGCGGCGCCTTCGAGGCGGCGCTGACACCCGGCCGCGGCAATGTCCGCCAGGTGCGGGCGGTGGCGGAGGATGGCGGCGCGGTGCTGCGGGCGCTGGGCATCACCACCTCGATCCGCGGCGGGCGGCTGGCGCTGACCGGGCAATACACCGAGACACGGCCCGGCGCGCCGCTCTCCGGCACGGCGGAGCTGGACAATTTCGTGGTGCGCGACGCGCCGGCGCTGGGCAAGCTGCTGCAGGCCATGACGCTGTTCGGCGTGCTGGAGGCCATGCAGGGGGGCAATGGCCTTGTCTTCACCCGCGCCGTGGTACCCTTCGTGCTGGAGCCGGACGTGCTGCGGGTGAACGAGGCGCGGGCCTTCTCCGCCTCGCTGGGGCTGACGGCGCAAGGGCGGCTGCTGCGGGAGCGCGCGGTGCTGGACATGGAGGGCACCATCGTGCCCGCCTATGTGTTCAACACGCTGCTGGGCAACCTGCCGTTGGTCGGCCGGCTGTTCAGCCCCGAGCGGGGCGGCGGGGTCTTCGCCGCCACCTTCCGCGCGCAGGGCCCACCGGAGGACCCTACCATCACGGTGAACCCGCTGGCCGCGCTGACGCCGGGCTTCCTGCGCGGCCTTTTCGACCTGGGCGGCGAGCCGGAGGCGCCAACGCGACGTTAA